From a single Chitinophaga sp. Cy-1792 genomic region:
- a CDS encoding SDR family oxidoreductase — METNNVWLVTGASKGIGLSLVKKLLASGHSVAATSRNAQSLIDAIGAPAANFLPLEVNLADNNSVLTAVEKSIAQFGHLDVVVNNAGYGQIGTLEELSDMESRENFDVNVFGTLNVIRNVMPQLRKQQKGHIFNIASIGGYHGGFPGWGIYLATKFAVAGLTESLAAEIKEFGVNATVVYPGYFRTDFLSKGSVGRPARPIEAYTAARKAEQAHINEINHQQPNDPEKAADVLIAISQEANPPVHLFLGKDAYDLVQDKQNIVNKDVEQYKNYTFSTAY; from the coding sequence ATGGAAACAAATAACGTATGGCTGGTAACCGGCGCCTCCAAAGGAATCGGACTATCACTCGTAAAAAAACTACTGGCATCAGGCCACAGTGTTGCAGCCACTTCACGCAATGCACAATCACTGATAGATGCCATCGGCGCGCCTGCTGCCAACTTCCTTCCCCTGGAAGTAAATCTTGCCGATAATAACAGCGTACTTACAGCTGTTGAAAAATCCATTGCACAATTCGGCCACCTCGACGTAGTGGTTAATAATGCCGGCTATGGACAGATAGGTACCTTGGAAGAGCTTTCCGACATGGAATCAAGAGAAAATTTTGATGTAAATGTTTTCGGTACTTTAAATGTTATCCGGAATGTAATGCCTCAGCTACGCAAACAACAAAAAGGACATATTTTCAACATTGCATCCATTGGTGGCTACCATGGCGGATTTCCCGGATGGGGAATTTATCTCGCCACTAAATTTGCGGTTGCCGGACTTACAGAATCCCTTGCAGCAGAGATAAAAGAATTCGGCGTGAATGCAACGGTAGTATACCCTGGCTACTTCCGTACTGACTTCTTAAGCAAAGGTTCGGTGGGTAGGCCTGCGCGCCCGATTGAGGCCTATACAGCCGCCCGAAAGGCAGAGCAGGCACATATCAATGAAATCAATCATCAGCAGCCTAATGACCCCGAAAAAGCTGCAGACGTACTGATCGCCATCAGCCAGGAAGCAAATCCTCCGGTACACCTCTTCCTGGGAAAAGATGCATATGACCTCGTACAAGACAAACAAAATATCGTTAACAAAGACGTGGAACAATATAAAAATTACACTTTTTCCACCGCCTATTAA
- a CDS encoding DUF1800 family protein — MDRRQFLTLSPARSRNTAAARTVTGITAYTGQWGSLQLIHLLKRTMFGVTPADVNALKGLSMQQVVDILLTPQPDPAPPVNDYGIDSTGVAPGAAWNRAPKGDETLEDDRIASYKAWWVGQMLAQQRSIHEKMVLFWHNHFVTETSMVKDSRYIYQYNLTLRQNALGNFKTLTKAVTLDPAMLVYLNGYLNSKGAADENYARELHELFTVGKGPDSHYTEDDVKATARVLTGFRVDPVNIVSTFNTTQHDITNKSFSSFYLNKVISGKTGTDGATEVDDLLNIIFAQPEVAKFICRKLYRFFVYYDIDAATEQNVIAPLADIFRSSGYDMKTVLNALFTSDHFFDPLNMACLIKSPVDFCIGICREFAVKFPPDYPSQYKAWTSVHRATAMMLQNLGDPPLVAGWDAYYQEPSFHELWINTDTLPKRNQLSDALIGDNGFAGVQIDPMAFAAQLSDPGNPVALVADSLDILYRVGVSDNVKDFLKTTILLTGQQSDYYWTNAWKNYVSNPNDMQAKSDVHIRLQALYKYIMDLSEYQLS, encoded by the coding sequence ATGGATCGTCGACAATTCCTAACCTTATCGCCTGCACGTAGCCGGAACACTGCTGCTGCCCGTACTGTAACCGGCATCACAGCCTATACCGGCCAATGGGGCTCCCTACAACTTATCCACCTCCTCAAACGCACCATGTTTGGTGTTACGCCTGCTGATGTCAACGCACTGAAAGGCCTTTCCATGCAACAGGTAGTGGATATCCTCCTTACTCCCCAGCCAGATCCTGCTCCACCCGTAAATGACTATGGGATAGACAGTACCGGCGTTGCGCCAGGCGCCGCCTGGAACCGCGCACCTAAAGGAGATGAAACCCTCGAGGACGATAGGATCGCCTCCTACAAGGCATGGTGGGTCGGACAAATGCTGGCCCAACAGCGAAGCATACACGAAAAAATGGTACTCTTCTGGCATAACCACTTCGTTACAGAAACAAGCATGGTGAAAGACAGCAGGTACATCTACCAATATAATCTTACCCTCCGGCAAAATGCCCTGGGGAATTTCAAAACGCTGACCAAAGCGGTAACCCTCGACCCGGCCATGCTGGTATATCTCAACGGTTACCTCAATTCTAAAGGCGCCGCTGACGAAAACTATGCCCGCGAACTGCATGAGCTGTTTACCGTAGGTAAAGGCCCGGATTCACATTATACAGAAGATGATGTGAAGGCCACCGCCCGCGTACTCACCGGCTTCCGTGTCGATCCTGTCAATATCGTCAGCACGTTCAACACCACTCAGCACGATATTACCAATAAGTCATTCAGCTCGTTCTATCTCAATAAAGTCATTTCCGGCAAAACCGGCACTGATGGCGCTACCGAGGTGGACGACCTCCTCAATATTATCTTCGCACAACCGGAAGTTGCTAAATTCATCTGCCGGAAACTATACCGCTTCTTTGTATATTATGATATCGATGCGGCTACAGAACAGAATGTGATCGCGCCACTGGCCGATATCTTCCGCAGCAGCGGCTACGACATGAAAACCGTTCTCAATGCCCTGTTTACCAGCGATCACTTCTTCGATCCGTTAAATATGGCATGCCTCATTAAAAGTCCGGTGGATTTTTGTATCGGTATATGCAGGGAGTTTGCTGTGAAGTTTCCGCCCGACTATCCCAGTCAATATAAAGCCTGGACCAGCGTCCACCGCGCTACAGCGATGATGCTGCAAAACCTGGGCGATCCGCCACTGGTGGCCGGCTGGGACGCTTACTACCAGGAACCTTCCTTTCATGAACTCTGGATCAATACAGATACCCTGCCCAAACGTAACCAGCTCAGCGACGCACTGATCGGGGATAACGGCTTTGCCGGCGTACAGATAGATCCTATGGCATTCGCTGCCCAACTCTCTGATCCCGGTAACCCGGTTGCACTGGTGGCGGATTCTCTGGATATTCTTTATCGTGTAGGCGTTTCCGATAATGTGAAGGATTTCCTGAAAACGACCATCCTGCTTACCGGTCAGCAATCCGACTACTACTGGACCAATGCCTGGAAAAATTATGTAAGCAATCCTAATGATATGCAGGCGAAAAGTGATGTGCATATCCGTTTGCAGGCACTGTATAAATATATCATGGACCTGTCTGAATATCAACTATCCTGA
- a CDS encoding ABC transporter ATP-binding protein — MKLLLQYLKKYKWLCFFAMLLAAVNQLFSLMDPYIFGRIIDKFANHPKFTDTLGQAARSEGNYLSGVLLLLGASIGVAMISRIAKAFQDYFVNVIVQKFGAQVYTDGLKHSLRLPYQQFEDQRSGETLAILQKVRTDCEKFITSFVNVLFVSMIGVVFVMIYAYFVHPTLPLVYLVGCVLLGVLMNVLSKKIKVIQRTIVKETTALAGSTTESLRNIELVKSLGLTNQEVRRLNSTTLKILMLELKKVKSIRSISFVQGTFVNLMRSAILFLLLFYIYRDYVTVGQLMSLQLYSFFIFGPLQELGNIILNYREAEVSLQSFKRILDTPVEEMPADPVYISHIEKLEFKEVGFKHLTAEGKALDNVSFDVQLGETIAFVGPSGSGKTTLVKLLVGLYKPNEGDILYNGVVANRVDMESLRHQVGFVTQDTQLFAGTIKENLLFVNPGATDAEIMDALEKASCYTILARADKGIETVIGEGGVKISGGEKQRLSIARALLRKPRLMVFDEATSALDSITEEEITRTVRDITATRQHITVMIAHRLSTIMHADRIFVLEKGRIVETGRHADLLEEKGLYYAMWRQQIGERKFETETASK, encoded by the coding sequence ATGAAACTACTACTACAGTATCTCAAGAAATACAAATGGCTTTGCTTTTTCGCTATGTTGCTGGCTGCAGTGAACCAGCTGTTTTCCCTGATGGACCCGTATATTTTCGGGCGTATTATTGACAAGTTTGCCAACCACCCAAAATTCACCGATACATTAGGTCAGGCAGCCCGTTCTGAGGGGAATTACCTCAGTGGTGTACTTTTATTGTTAGGTGCATCTATTGGTGTAGCAATGATTTCCAGGATTGCGAAGGCATTTCAGGATTATTTTGTAAATGTGATTGTGCAGAAATTTGGTGCACAGGTTTATACAGACGGATTGAAGCATTCATTGCGCCTTCCATACCAGCAGTTTGAAGATCAGCGCAGTGGTGAAACACTGGCAATTCTGCAAAAAGTAAGAACAGACTGTGAGAAGTTCATCACGTCATTTGTAAACGTTCTTTTCGTATCGATGATAGGGGTTGTATTTGTGATGATTTACGCTTACTTCGTACATCCGACGCTTCCACTGGTTTACCTGGTGGGTTGTGTATTGTTGGGTGTGCTGATGAATGTACTAAGTAAGAAAATCAAGGTCATTCAGCGTACCATCGTAAAAGAAACCACTGCACTCGCCGGTTCTACTACCGAATCACTCCGCAACATTGAGCTGGTAAAGAGTTTAGGCCTTACCAACCAGGAAGTCCGCCGTCTCAACAGCACTACACTGAAAATCCTGATGCTGGAACTGAAAAAAGTGAAGAGCATCCGCAGTATCAGCTTTGTACAGGGAACCTTTGTAAACCTGATGCGTTCTGCTATTCTTTTCCTGTTGCTGTTCTATATCTACCGTGACTATGTTACCGTTGGGCAGCTGATGTCATTACAGCTGTATTCCTTCTTTATCTTCGGTCCTTTACAGGAATTGGGTAATATCATTCTGAACTACAGGGAAGCAGAAGTATCCCTTCAGAGTTTTAAACGTATCCTGGATACGCCGGTGGAAGAAATGCCTGCAGACCCGGTATACATCTCCCATATAGAAAAACTGGAATTTAAGGAAGTAGGCTTTAAGCACCTCACTGCCGAAGGAAAGGCGCTGGATAACGTCAGCTTTGATGTACAGCTGGGAGAAACGATTGCCTTTGTGGGGCCGTCAGGCTCCGGTAAAACCACACTGGTGAAGCTCCTGGTGGGCCTCTACAAACCAAATGAGGGTGATATCCTGTACAACGGTGTGGTGGCCAACAGGGTGGATATGGAGTCATTGCGCCATCAGGTGGGTTTTGTAACCCAGGATACGCAGTTATTTGCCGGCACTATCAAGGAAAACCTCCTGTTCGTAAACCCGGGCGCAACAGATGCTGAGATCATGGACGCATTGGAAAAGGCTTCCTGCTATACTATACTGGCCCGTGCGGATAAAGGCATTGAAACCGTTATCGGCGAAGGCGGCGTGAAGATTTCCGGTGGAGAGAAGCAGCGTTTGTCTATCGCCAGGGCGCTCCTGCGTAAACCAAGGCTGATGGTATTTGACGAGGCCACCTCCGCGCTGGATTCTATCACAGAAGAGGAAATTACCCGTACCGTAAGGGACATTACCGCCACCAGGCAGCATATCACGGTGATGATCGCACATAGATTATCTACGATTATGCATGCCGACAGAATATTTGTTCTGGAAAAAGGGCGTATTGTTGAAACCGGACGTCATGCAGATTTGTTGGAAGAAAAGGGACTGTATTACGCTATGTGGCGTCAGCAGATTGGCGAGCGCAAGTTTGAAACTGAGACAGCTTCCAAGTAA
- a CDS encoding DUF983 domain-containing protein, which produces MSTNKPKRPNYFLSMLTMKCPRCRKGPMFKDQNPFHLRFSKIFDMYEHCPVCGQKYELETGFWFGTGYVSYALSVAFSVFNLIWYAVFFGITWRDNSIFKWLAVNGVLLIVLQPWLMRISRAIYLYFFVYYDESTANLEKFHHHQH; this is translated from the coding sequence ATGAGTACGAATAAGCCTAAACGCCCGAATTACTTCCTGAGCATGCTGACAATGAAATGTCCGCGTTGCAGAAAGGGCCCTATGTTTAAAGATCAGAATCCGTTTCATCTGCGATTTTCGAAGATTTTTGACATGTACGAGCATTGCCCGGTATGTGGTCAGAAATATGAGCTGGAAACAGGCTTCTGGTTTGGCACCGGGTATGTGAGTTATGCGTTATCTGTAGCATTCAGTGTGTTCAACCTGATATGGTATGCTGTATTTTTCGGTATTACCTGGAGGGACAACAGTATTTTTAAATGGCTGGCCGTAAACGGTGTTTTACTGATTGTATTACAACCATGGCTGATGCGTATTTCGAGGGCTATTTACCTGTATTTCTTTGTGTATTATGATGAGAGTACGGCGAACCTGGAGAAATTTCATCACCATCAACATTAA
- a CDS encoding TonB-dependent receptor has translation MIPLFIILNYHPTDMQYLRVFIPRFLFVLLGFLGIQTSIYANGLSARDLADNSLSGKITDKKTHTALPGATIYLPDLKVGASADGNGNYVIKNLPKGKFLVELHFLGYAAYTTTVTVNGDTRQDFELSETLIEKNEVVVTGVNLATSAKSSPVPISIIRRDYLDQNISTNIIDAIAKVPGVSTLSTGPAISKPFIRGLGYNRVVVVSDDVRQEGQQWGDEHGIEIDDYNVSRIEVLKGPASLMYGSDALAGVVNIITPAPLPVGTIKGNLDANYMTNNGTMAYHADIAGNQNGFSWGAYITQKQAHDYQNKYDGYVFNSRYNNTNFGANIGINKKWGYSHLTFTSFNQHLGLVEGDRDSTGQFVKPVNDNGVADEAPVTNSDHRSYSMTVPKQQINHQKLVWDNSLYLNNGGRIGLTLGYQLNQRREYGDVLNPNEPGLYLYLQTFNYGARYFLPEMNGWQTTVGVNGMQQTNTNKGSEYLIPAYDLFDIGAFAVTRKTFDKLTLSGGLRFDNRSLNSKALFLDADGKPAPTGEDKFNAFKKNFNNVSGSVGISYAASDRVTLKANAARGFRAPNIAELSANGVHEGTIKYEYGNTDLKPEVSTQGDIGIDFNTQHVSLTASIFYNHINNFIYSRKLFNAAGTDSIPATDNEEGFAAFKYMQTNANLYGGEMMLDIHPHPIDWLHFENTVSYVRGTATNATDSTKNLPNIPAARWLAELKGKFKKVGKGCLQNAYVGLQMDMNFAQNDVFSAYQTETPTSAYTLLNAGIGTDFVNKKNKTLFSLHLAMNNITDVAYQNNLSRLKYAPVNEVTGRVGVFNMGRTFSVKVAIPLEFK, from the coding sequence ATGATCCCCTTATTTATTATTCTGAATTATCATCCTACTGATATGCAATACCTGCGTGTATTTATACCTCGCTTTCTCTTTGTATTACTGGGTTTCCTGGGAATACAGACGTCTATATATGCCAATGGCCTGTCGGCCAGAGATCTTGCCGATAACTCCCTGAGTGGTAAGATTACCGATAAAAAAACACATACCGCCTTACCTGGCGCAACCATCTATCTGCCAGACCTTAAAGTAGGTGCATCCGCAGATGGAAATGGAAACTATGTCATCAAAAATCTTCCAAAAGGAAAATTCCTGGTAGAGCTGCATTTCCTGGGATATGCCGCCTATACCACTACGGTAACTGTCAACGGTGATACCAGACAGGATTTCGAGCTCTCCGAAACTTTAATCGAAAAGAATGAAGTGGTGGTTACCGGCGTAAACCTCGCTACATCCGCCAAAAGCAGCCCGGTTCCTATCAGCATCATCCGCCGCGACTACCTCGATCAAAACATCTCTACAAATATTATTGATGCCATCGCGAAAGTACCAGGTGTAAGTACCTTGTCTACAGGACCTGCTATCAGCAAGCCTTTCATCAGAGGTTTGGGCTATAACCGCGTAGTGGTAGTGAGTGACGATGTTCGTCAGGAAGGTCAGCAATGGGGGGATGAACATGGTATTGAAATAGATGATTATAATGTTAGCAGAATAGAAGTGCTGAAAGGTCCTGCCTCCCTGATGTATGGCTCCGATGCACTGGCCGGTGTGGTAAATATCATCACGCCTGCACCCTTGCCTGTTGGTACAATTAAAGGTAATCTGGATGCAAACTACATGACCAACAACGGTACCATGGCTTATCATGCTGATATTGCCGGTAACCAGAATGGTTTCAGCTGGGGCGCCTATATCACACAGAAACAGGCGCATGACTATCAGAATAAATACGATGGTTATGTATTTAACTCACGTTATAATAATACCAACTTCGGCGCCAACATTGGCATCAACAAAAAATGGGGTTATTCACACCTGACGTTTACTTCCTTTAACCAGCACCTTGGCCTCGTGGAAGGAGACCGTGATAGTACCGGCCAGTTTGTAAAACCGGTGAATGATAATGGTGTGGCAGATGAAGCCCCAGTGACCAACAGCGATCACAGGTCATATAGCATGACCGTACCAAAACAGCAGATCAACCACCAGAAACTCGTATGGGACAATAGCCTGTACCTGAATAACGGTGGCCGTATCGGTCTGACGTTAGGCTATCAGCTGAACCAGCGCCGTGAATACGGAGATGTATTAAACCCGAATGAGCCTGGTTTATATCTCTACCTGCAAACCTTTAACTATGGCGCACGTTACTTTCTGCCTGAAATGAATGGCTGGCAAACGACCGTAGGGGTAAACGGTATGCAGCAAACCAATACAAACAAAGGCTCCGAATACCTGATACCGGCATATGACCTGTTTGATATCGGTGCTTTTGCAGTAACACGCAAAACCTTTGATAAGCTGACATTAAGCGGTGGTCTGCGCTTCGATAACCGCTCCCTGAATTCAAAAGCATTATTCCTGGATGCTGACGGAAAGCCGGCTCCTACTGGTGAAGATAAATTTAATGCGTTCAAAAAGAACTTCAATAATGTTTCCGGAAGCGTGGGTATCAGCTATGCTGCCAGCGATCGCGTAACGCTGAAAGCCAATGCAGCAAGAGGTTTTCGCGCTCCTAATATTGCAGAGCTTTCTGCTAATGGTGTGCATGAAGGTACGATCAAGTATGAATACGGTAATACGGATCTTAAACCCGAAGTCAGCACACAGGGAGATATAGGTATTGATTTCAATACCCAGCACGTATCCCTTACTGCCAGCATCTTCTACAACCATATCAATAATTTTATCTACTCCCGTAAATTATTCAATGCGGCAGGTACCGACTCTATTCCGGCTACCGACAACGAAGAAGGTTTTGCAGCTTTCAAATACATGCAAACCAATGCAAACCTCTATGGTGGCGAAATGATGCTGGATATTCACCCGCACCCGATCGACTGGCTGCACTTCGAAAACACCGTGTCCTATGTACGTGGTACGGCTACTAACGCTACCGACTCTACGAAAAATCTGCCTAATATTCCTGCAGCAAGATGGCTGGCAGAATTGAAAGGTAAGTTCAAGAAAGTAGGGAAGGGTTGCCTTCAGAATGCATACGTAGGCCTTCAGATGGATATGAACTTCGCACAGAATGATGTGTTCTCTGCTTATCAGACAGAAACGCCAACATCGGCCTATACCTTGCTGAATGCAGGTATTGGTACCGATTTCGTGAATAAGAAAAACAAAACACTGTTCTCGCTGCACCTGGCTATGAATAATATTACAGATGTTGCTTATCAGAATAACCTGAGCAGATTGAAATATGCACCTGTAAATGAAGTGACAGGCAGGGTAGGGGTGTTTAATATGGGTAGAACCTTTAGCGTGAAGGTGGCTATACCTTTGGAGTTTAAATAG
- a CDS encoding DUF1501 domain-containing protein: MKRRDFLKYTAPAAVLPGILGGFSVKAFGATPLLSALSGAASDNDHVLVMIQMTGGNDGLNMVIPLDIYGKYQAARTNIAIPQGKVLKLDGYTKSGLHPAMTGLQKLYNDGKVSLIQSVGYPSPNFSHFRATDIWLTGSDSNEVLTTGWTGRYLESLNPDFPNGYPSADNPDPLAIQIGSIVSPAFQGTNASMGIAITSATDFYNLIDGVMDPVPNTKAGKELEYIRLIAKQTNSYEQSIKKAAAKVTAQGDYPANNGLAAQLKIVARLIAGGLKTRLYMVSTGGFDTHASQTDSGDTTKGNHANLLGGVSDAIAAFMSDLRGLKASRRVVGMTFSEFGRRIKSNGSIGTDHGAAAPMIVFGDYVMQGVLGNSPSIPDATSVNDNIPMQYDFRSVYASILEQWFCVAPTDLQRILQKDYQQLPLVSGVACGVITGIPDTTPDENKHLITNSPNPFSNTTKITYITGAGNTMIQIFDTMGRLVSVPVNKVHAAGIYTIDFDATYLPSGIYYARFQNGPVQQVRPMLKVK, from the coding sequence ATGAAGAGAAGAGATTTCCTTAAATATACTGCTCCTGCTGCGGTGCTTCCCGGAATCCTGGGCGGCTTCTCAGTAAAGGCTTTTGGTGCTACTCCGCTGCTGTCGGCACTCAGCGGGGCCGCCTCCGATAATGATCACGTGCTGGTTATGATTCAGATGACTGGCGGAAACGATGGCCTCAACATGGTCATTCCACTGGATATCTATGGAAAATACCAGGCCGCCCGTACCAACATCGCTATCCCGCAAGGAAAAGTCCTTAAACTTGACGGCTATACGAAATCAGGTTTGCACCCTGCCATGACAGGTCTGCAAAAATTATATAACGACGGAAAAGTAAGCCTCATCCAAAGTGTAGGCTATCCTTCCCCGAACTTCTCGCACTTCCGCGCAACAGATATCTGGCTCACTGGCTCCGATTCCAACGAAGTGCTTACCACCGGCTGGACCGGCAGGTACCTGGAATCCCTGAACCCGGATTTCCCTAACGGCTATCCCAGCGCAGATAATCCAGACCCGCTGGCAATTCAGATAGGGTCTATCGTATCTCCTGCATTCCAGGGCACCAACGCGAGCATGGGTATCGCCATTACCAGTGCCACCGACTTCTACAACCTGATAGATGGTGTTATGGACCCCGTACCCAATACCAAGGCGGGAAAAGAGCTGGAATATATCCGCCTCATCGCGAAACAAACGAATAGTTATGAACAATCTATAAAGAAAGCTGCAGCCAAAGTAACCGCCCAGGGCGATTATCCGGCCAATAACGGCCTCGCGGCACAGCTGAAAATCGTAGCAAGACTTATTGCCGGCGGACTCAAAACCCGTCTCTATATGGTGAGCACGGGAGGTTTCGATACCCATGCCAGCCAGACGGATAGCGGCGACACTACTAAAGGAAACCATGCTAATTTATTAGGTGGCGTCTCTGATGCCATCGCTGCTTTTATGAGCGATTTACGCGGACTCAAGGCCTCCCGCCGCGTGGTAGGGATGACCTTCTCCGAATTCGGCCGCCGTATCAAATCCAACGGCAGTATCGGTACAGACCATGGTGCTGCTGCACCAATGATTGTATTTGGCGACTATGTCATGCAGGGCGTATTAGGGAACTCACCTTCCATCCCGGACGCTACCTCTGTAAATGATAATATTCCCATGCAGTACGATTTCAGATCTGTTTACGCTTCTATCCTGGAACAATGGTTCTGCGTAGCACCTACCGATCTGCAACGTATCCTGCAAAAGGATTACCAGCAGCTGCCGCTGGTCAGCGGCGTGGCTTGCGGTGTGATCACCGGCATCCCCGATACCACCCCTGACGAAAACAAACACCTGATCACCAACAGCCCGAACCCTTTTTCCAATACCACTAAAATTACCTATATCACCGGCGCCGGCAATACCATGATCCAGATATTCGATACCATGGGCCGCCTGGTAAGCGTTCCGGTAAATAAAGTACATGCCGCAGGTATCTACACCATCGACTTCGATGCCACCTATCTGCCAAGCGGTATTTATTATGCCCGATTCCAGAATGGACCGGTACAACAAGTCCGGCCAATGCTTAAGGTGAAGTAA
- a CDS encoding acetyl-CoA C-acyltransferase, whose protein sequence is MQEAYIVAGYRTAVGKSKRGGFRFYRPDDLAVDVITGLLKAVPQLDPKQVDDLIVGNAVPEAEQGLQIGRMISVRALGIDVPGMTVNRYCASGLETIAIATAKIQTGMADCIIAGGTESMSLVPVAGWKTVPNYTVAKSNPDYYIGMGLTAEAVANEFKVSREDQDEFSYKSHMKALNAIKNGYFKDGILPINVDEVYVDAKGKKAARSYVVDTDEGPRADTSLEALGKLKPVFAAGGSVTAGNSSQTSDGAAFVIVMSERMVNKLNIKPIGKLVACVSAGVHPRIMGIGPVAAVPKVLERAGKNLSDIDLVELNEAFASQSIAVIRELGINPDIVNINGGAIALGHPLGCTGAKLTVQILGDLKRLNKKYGIVTACVGGGQGIAGIIENIN, encoded by the coding sequence ATGCAAGAAGCATATATAGTTGCCGGTTACCGCACGGCGGTCGGCAAATCGAAGAGAGGAGGTTTCCGCTTTTACAGACCCGATGACCTGGCAGTTGATGTCATTACCGGATTGCTCAAAGCTGTTCCACAGCTCGATCCTAAACAGGTAGATGACCTCATCGTCGGTAATGCGGTGCCTGAAGCAGAACAAGGCTTGCAGATTGGACGTATGATTTCCGTAAGGGCACTCGGTATCGATGTTCCCGGCATGACAGTCAACAGGTACTGCGCATCCGGCCTCGAAACCATCGCCATCGCTACCGCTAAAATCCAAACCGGTATGGCCGACTGTATCATCGCCGGCGGTACCGAAAGTATGAGCCTCGTTCCTGTTGCCGGTTGGAAAACCGTTCCCAACTATACCGTGGCTAAATCCAACCCGGACTACTACATCGGTATGGGCCTCACCGCTGAAGCCGTTGCGAATGAATTTAAAGTCTCCCGCGAAGATCAGGACGAATTCTCCTATAAATCACATATGAAAGCCTTGAATGCCATTAAAAACGGCTATTTTAAGGACGGTATTCTACCGATCAACGTAGATGAAGTATATGTGGACGCCAAAGGCAAAAAAGCAGCAAGAAGCTACGTAGTAGATACAGATGAAGGCCCTCGTGCCGATACCTCCCTCGAAGCACTCGGTAAACTGAAACCGGTGTTTGCCGCAGGAGGATCCGTTACCGCCGGTAACTCCTCACAAACCTCCGATGGCGCCGCCTTCGTAATAGTGATGAGTGAAAGAATGGTCAATAAGCTGAATATCAAACCTATAGGTAAGTTGGTGGCCTGCGTATCCGCAGGGGTACACCCTCGTATCATGGGCATAGGCCCTGTTGCCGCCGTGCCTAAAGTCCTAGAAAGAGCCGGTAAAAATCTCAGCGATATCGACCTGGTAGAACTCAACGAAGCATTCGCTTCCCAATCTATCGCCGTAATCAGAGAACTGGGCATCAACCCGGATATCGTGAATATCAACGGTGGCGCCATCGCCCTCGGTCACCCGCTCGGCTGCACCGGTGCCAAACTCACCGTACAAATCCTCGGTGATCTCAAACGTCTCAATAAAAAATACGGCATCGTTACCGCCTGCGTAGGCGGTGGTCAAGGCATCGCCGGTATCATCGAAAATATAAACTAA